A region from the Vanacampus margaritifer isolate UIUO_Vmar chromosome 5, RoL_Vmar_1.0, whole genome shotgun sequence genome encodes:
- the ankrd13b gene encoding ankyrin repeat domain-containing protein 13B, with translation MISAKKTPEKSRYPVHYLVWHNKNRQLEKELTANEQTDLESVDPRGRTPLHLAVTLGHLDCAKVLLQHGADVSKENRNGWTVLQEAVSTRDPELVRLVLRYRDYQRTAKRLAGIPVLLERLRQAQDFYVEMKWEFTSWVPLVSRVCPSDTYRVWKSGQCLRVDTTLTGFEQMTWQRGNRSFIFRGQDSNAEVIEVDHDRQLVFCETLCVSSLAALSPGRGKGGACSGPAASLGLLAGVQPSDEQVAARLSAAVVTTQLDTRNIAFERNKTGILGWRSEKTETVNGYEAKVYAASNVELITRTRTDHLSDQNKNKIKGGKTPLQNFLGIAEQHMGPNNGALVTQMSTPAVTNPAALSAEEYFNPGSSPTLRDIGHPCQLTTKTQRFKAKLWLCESHPLSLAEQVAPIIDLMAISNALFAKLRDFIMLRLPPGFPVKIEIPLYHILNARITFSNLNGCEEGANVRPDNEAAVEGGGQRYNLRTDTPSPGSDSSSVSSSSSTMSCRAGEIPPCVFEPPSGYTMLGGKQRDSMREEEEDLLQFAIQQSLLEAGSEYDQVTIWEALTNSKPGTHSLSCDPSRLERIPQTKPRSPSSVSSTPSKKQQSSSCRYDEQLRIAMEMSAREQEEAELRRRKEEEELLHIIQLSLMEK, from the exons ACTGATTTAGAGTCTGTAGATCCCCGGGGTCGAACTCCTCTCCACCTAGCTGTCACACTGGGCCACCTGGACTGTGCCAAAGTTCTGCTGCAGCATGGAGCTGACGTCAGCAAGGAAAACCGCAACGGCTGGACTG TTCTTCAGGAGGCAGTCAGTACCAGAGATCCGGAGCTGGTGCGCCTTGTGCTGCGTTACCGTGACTACCAAAGGACTGCCAAGAGACTGGCGGGCATCCCCGTCCTGCTGGAACGACTGCGCCAA GCCCAAGACTTCTATGTGGAGATGAAATGGGAGTTTACCAGTTGGG TGCCCCTTGTGTCTCGTGTTTGTCCCAGCGACACCTACAGGGTTTGGAAGAGTGGTCAGTGTCTGCGCGTTGACACAACTCTCACCGGATTTGAGCAGATGACTTGGCAGAGAGGAAATCGGAGCTTCATTTTCAGGGGACAAG ACTCCAACGCGGAGGTGATCGAGGTCGACCACGACAGGCAGCTGGTGTTCTGTGAGACCTTGTGCGTCTCGTCTCTCGCGGCGCTTTCACCTGGCCGGGGGAAAGGCGGCGCCTGCAGTGGTCCGGCTGCCAGTTTGGGCCTACTGGCGGGAGTGCAGCCCAGCGATGAGCAAGTGGCGGCCCGACTTTCTGCCGCTGTGGTGACCACTCAGCTGGACACTCGCAACATCGCCTTTGAGAG GAACAAGACGGGCATTCTGGGCTGGAGGAGCGAGAAGACCGAGACTGTGAACGGATATGAGGCCAAG GTGTATGCCGCGTCAAATGTGGAGCTAATCACCAGGACCAGAACGGATCACCTGTCGGACCAGAACAAGAACAAGATTAAAG GCGGGAAGACTCCCCTGCAGAACTTTCTTGGAATTGCAGAACAACACATGGGCCCAAACAACGGG GCCCTTGTGACCCAGATGTCAACTCCGGCGGTGACCAACCCTGCGGCGCTGAGCGCTGAGGAATACTTCAACCCGGGTTCTTCTCCCACACTGAGGGACATCGGCCACCCGTGCCAACTCACCACCAAGACGCAGAG ATTCAAAGCAAAGCTGTGGCTGTGCGAGTCCCATCCGCTATCGCTGGCAGAACAAGTGGCGCCAATCATCGACCTGATGGCCATTTCCAACGCTCTGTTTGCCAAGCTGCGGGACTTCATCATGCTGCGCTTGCCGCCCGGCTTTCCCGTCAAGATCG AGATCCCGCTGTATCACATCCTGAACGCCAGGATTACCTTCAGCAACCTGAACGGCTGTGAGGAGGGTGCAAACGTGCGTCCGGACAACGAAGCTGCGGTGGAAGGGGGCGGACAAAGGTACAACCTGAGGACGGACACCCCCTCGCCTGGCAGCGACTCCTCCAGTGTCTCCAGCTCAAGCTCCACCA TGTCATGTCGAGCCGGCGAGATCCCCCCCTGTGTGTTTGAGCCCCCGTCTGGATACACCATGCTTGGAGGCAAGCAGAGAGACAGcatgagggaggaggaggaggacctgCTGCAATTTGCCATTCAGCAAAGTCTGCTGGAGGCCGGCTCGGAATACGATCag GTGACCATCTGGGAGGCGCTGACCAATAGCAAGCCAGGAACACACTCACTCTCTTGTGATCCAAGTCGCCTGGAGAG GATCCCGCAAACAAAGCCTCGCTCCCCCTCCAGCGTGTCGTCCACCCCTTCCAAGAAGCAGCAGTCGAGCAGCTGCAGGTACGACGAGCAGCTGCGCATCGCCATGGAGATGTCGGCCCGGGAGCAGGAGGAAGCGGAGCTGCGGCGACGCAAGGAAGAGGAAGAGCTGCTGCACATCATCCAACTGTCGCTCATGGAGAAGTGA